In one Lolium rigidum isolate FL_2022 chromosome 3, APGP_CSIRO_Lrig_0.1, whole genome shotgun sequence genomic region, the following are encoded:
- the LOC124696933 gene encoding desmethyl-deoxy-podophyllotoxin synthase-like — protein sequence MENDAYCYYLLALVPLVYLVRFYYAQWRTSFASGKNGLRLPPGPWQLPIIGSLHHLIGVLPHRALQDLSRRHGPLMLLRFGANPVIVASTAEAATEIMKTHDTAFCTRPLSSSVKALSKRGMGIVFAPYGDHWRQMRKICFLELLSAKRIGSFSGIRAEETARFIRSISAASGSDQPLINLSQMLAVYVTDTTVHTIMGGQFTEHDTLLRHVDEAVRLVSGFTLPDMFPSSRLARALSVTRRRAEAFREVYLAFMGRTIDNHLETRRTASAQETHHEDIIDVLLRVQGEGNLQFPFTMNNIKAVLFDLLAGGSETTSTTLQWAMAELMRNPSVMSRAQDEVRAAFMGEKKVAEEDLGELSYLQCIIKETLRLHVPGPLLVPRECQEQCRILGYDVPKGATVLVNGWAIARDPECWDEPEAFVPERFLGSARDFKGNSFEFIPFGAGRRICPGMLFGLATIQLGLASLLFYFDWSLPDGILPGELDMTETMGVTARKKVDLWLRPTPHAYLPC from the exons ATGGAGAATGATGCTTACTGCTACTACTTGTTAGCTCTTGTACCTCTTGTGTACCTTGTTCGGTTCTACTACGCGCAGTGGCGGA CTTCCTTTGCCTCTGGCAAAAATGGTCTTCGGCTCCCTCCTGGCCCATGGCAGCTCCCTATCATCGGCAGCCTCCACCATCTGATCGGTGTCCTCCCTCACCGTGCCTTGCAAGACCTATCGCGGCGCCATGGCCCCCTCATGCTCCTCAGGTTCGGTGCGAACCCGGTCATCGTCGCCTCCACCGCCGAGGCTGCCACGGAGATCATGAAGACGCACGACACCGCCTTCTGCACGAGGCCGCTGAGCTCGTCCGTGAAGGCGCTGAGCAAGCGTGGAATGGGGATCGTCTTCGCCCCATACGGCGACCACTGGCGACAGATGCGCAAGATCTGCTTCCTCGAGCTGCTGAGCGCCAAGCGCATCGGTTCGTTCAGTGGAATCAGGGCGGAGGAGACGGCCCGGTTCATCCGGTCCATCTCGGCTGCGTCAGGGTCGGATCAGCCGCTTATCAATCTGAGCCAAATGCTTGCAGTGTACGTGACAGACACGACGGTGCACACAATCATGGGTGGCCAGTTCACGGAGCATGACACCTTGCTCCGCCACGTCGACGAGGCCGTGCGGCTGGTAAGTGGATTCACCTTGCCGGACATGTTCCCATCGTCGAGGCTGGCACGCGCTCTGAGCGTCACAAGGCGCAGAGCCGAGGCATTTCGAGAGGTCTACTTAGCGTTCATGGGCCGCACCATAGATAATCATCTGGAGACCAGGAGGACGGCCTCCGCTCAGGAAACACACCACGAAGACATCATCGATGTGCTCCTGAGGGTGCAGGGAGAAGGCAACCTTCAGTTTCCCTTCACCATGAACAACATCAAAGCAGTGCTTTTC GACCTTCTTGCAGGGGGCAGCGAGACAACATCAACAACGTTACAGTGGGCCATGGCAGAGCTGATGCGAAACCCAAGCGTGATGTCCAGGGCGCAAGACGAGGTCAGGGCAGCATTCATGGGGGAAAAGAAGGTTGCCGAAGAGGACCTAGGCGAGCTGAGCTACTTGCAATGCATCATCAAGGAGACCTTGCGGCTGCACGTTCCTGGGCCGTTACTGGTGCCAAGGGAGTGCCAGGAGCAATGCAGAATACTCGGCTATGACGTGCCCAAAGGCGCTACTGTTCTCGTCAACGGTTGGGCTATCGCTAGGGACCCGGAATGTTGGGACGAGCCGGAAGCATTCGTGCCAGAGAGGTTCCTTGGAAGTGCTAGAGATTTCAAAGGCAACAGCTTCGAGTTCATACCGTTCGGTGCCGGTCGAAGGATTTGCCCCGGGATGCTATTCGGGCTGGCGACCATTCAGCTGGGTCTCGCTAGCCTTCTATTCTATTTCGATTGGAGTCTCCCGGATGGCATTCTTCCGGGTGAACTGGACATGACAGAAACCATGGGAGTGACTGCTAGGAAGAAGGTGGATCTGTGGTTGCGTCCAACTCCCCACGCATATTTGCCCTGCTGA